From the genome of Maniola jurtina chromosome 10, ilManJurt1.1, whole genome shotgun sequence, one region includes:
- the LOC123868894 gene encoding cadherin-87A isoform X1, translating to MASGWLPAVVCVSIIFCFQHGSANKLPVFTQDTDKLTLSESTLVGTIVYTLQGTDPDGLPLRYGLVGTDKFSVNPMTGEVTLVQPLDREKEDTIKFLVSIENVHEDESKNLVQTQPFTVIVLDENDNPPIFKNSPYEVDVPEDEEIGKTVLSNIEVEDRDSVGDSLEVGCVPNDQWPEACEIFEVVSLQSTANQYSGALVLRRQLDYNEKQFYQFQIYATDGTLNSTAHVEVKVVDVQNTPPVFSGSLSGSLSEDAPVGTVALIIKARDADRAQPRDVKLELITNPLDFFWLDSNSGELKTAKPLDREALADPSSPLNLTVRASEIVNGVPVISNLTSTLATVTITIKDVNDEPPRFNRREYSVELPESLPFGTPLPNLDMVVTDTDVGLNSVFSLRLSDEMGAFIVEPSTATGSATVTLRLNSSLDYEDPNQRKFILEVIAEELHTSPRLSSKASVTVSLTDVNDNAPQFADEPYSTSVAEAAPAGTRVAAIRATDRDTGRFGTEGIVYQLSGNGADLFNVDNRSGVITVAPCPTPGQAPCLDYETRKDYFLQYKATDDDGAGQMTVVSLQISLTDSNDNPPIFVTPVYRASIDEDAVKFEPELLVQARDVDTTSDIRYSIAYPPDSPFWIEPITGRISVRGGAILNSTEENRIVLTIVATDGVHNATCKVEITIRDVNNHEPAFDTDKYDASIAEDAAIGTEVAAVRATDLDSGINAEIKYGIQKGALEAFVIDNVTGVVTVASKLDYDRKNTYWIRIVATDMGIPSLTGTTELTVHIINVNDKKPNFTPSIQRAEVSADAEVGTILHNLIAVDPDITDDGQLVYELARDRVIRAVDKNGKEVSEEGIFGSWFSVSPNGSVSVSQHLDRNRAAVITLPVAVTDASAPTLQRTDGELIINIVDVNRHAPVFGQPAYVEKILEEQPIGTVLNTYTATDKETPIAAIVIYPPSPYFQIDNVTGVVKTIQRIDYEKVHSINFTLVAYDSGVPQLSTSAGVLVEVVNVNDEEPRFLAAEYTAVLVEHSEPGTVVLNVTAEDDDEGEFGKVTYSLSGEQSSQFNIDPTTGIITVAEGSIIDREITSDLWFRVVATDNASDHLKKSANVPVHIKIQDINDNPPVFTQKVYKSTIAENLQLNPPAAILQVLAEDNDEGINGKVIYSILEQTKAGVFSVDPNSGIIYPAKPVTGDTTYHLTVSARDEAGKGHHDTARVDITVLSVNKHSPVFVQPPPDQRTVEIPANAAVPDYLITTIQATDEDSGENGRVSYRLDDQNVAQFSLDPSTGELRTKTFLDYEQQAEYQLAIVAADNGTPAQFETLRLLTVVLVDDKDNAPRFLQRHHQFAVRENLPPGIIVGNFKAIDKDSGENGKVYYHILEGNQEGAFTLDRTQGIIRANMTFDREKQDEYSMTIYASNNPLLEHAAAILNSIDNSTDSQDISVTTVKIKILDENDNEPKFQQKIYYAGIKHTARVNEPIISIVAEDPDLDVNGTLIYMVAASNLYKFGDSKSSGSVVPSPFNITQDGILTTANYMSEYNQDRFVLDVIAQEVAAPYRQAKAQVYLWIIDRSSLIRMVVSRSCSAPVEGVQLRLADAGQALLIAGRKLPLVQADRRYDDWCEIHLHAVDPTTYQVLPVDRVLETIDSKYDQLKDAYQEYGVETLIAASATSKAPDSFDPALAALIALLIVLFTGIVTFVVVCACLKHWAPYSRVIPPPSLQSSKGDSLARRRILEELSTTENPLWLETKLRPYEEQELTMNVFGDQNEQNAEQPPVMPDNTYATIQGSRTTERFGDYATLAGDSPTPLEAALGFQGSTFKPPSPDTPEPPPRPAGMGPLSW from the exons GTTCTGCCAACAAGTTGCCAGTATTCACTCAGGACACGGATAAACTGACGCTGTCGGAGAGCACGCTGGTTGGCACCATCGTGTACACACTACAGGGGACAGATCCTGACGGATTGCCA TTGCGGTACGGATTGGTCGGAACGGACAAGTTTTCAGTCAATCCGATGACCGGGGAAGTTACCCTAGTCCAGCCATTAGATAGAGAG aAAGAAGACACCATAAAATTTCTAGTCTCAATAGAAAACGTCCACGAAGACGAATCTAAGAACTTGGTACAAACAcaacctttcacggtcatcgTTTTAGATGAAAATGACAACCCACCTATTTTTAAGAAT AGCCCTTACGAAGTAGACGTGCCAGAAGATGAGGAGATCGGGAAAACTGTTTTGAGCAACATCGAAGTAGAGGATAGAGATTCCGTCGGAGACAGCTTGGAAGTTGGCTGCGTACCAAACGATCAg tgGCCAGAAGCGTGCGAGATTTTTGAAGTCGTGAGCCTACAATCTACTGCCAACCAGTACAGCGGCGCGCTGGTGCTTAGAAGACAACTTGATTACAACGAAAAACAATTCTACCAATTTCAAATCTATGCCACG GATGGCACGCTAAACTCTACAGCCCACGTGGAAGTAAAAGTAGTGGACGTCCAGAACACACCGCCAGTGTTCAGTGGCTCACTGAGTGGCTCTCTGTCCGAAGACGCGCCAGTTGGAACAGTTGCTCTCATCATAAAGGCTCGTGACGCCGATCGCGCCCAACCCAGAGATGTCAAACTGGAGCTTATTACTA ATCCCCTAGACTTCTTCTGGTTAGACAGTAATTCTGGTGAATTGAAAACAGCAAAGCCCTTGGACAGAGAAGCTTTAGCTGATCCATCTTCACCTCTTAACCTCACTGTTAgg gCCAGCGAAATAGTAAACGGCGTGCCAGTCATCTCCAACCTAACCTCCACACTAGCCACCGTCACCATCACAATCAAGGATGTGAACGATGAACCGCCTCGCTTCAACCGGCGCGAGTACAGTGTGGAGTTACCAGAAAGCCTGCCCTTTGGTACGCCGCTACCCAACCTGGATATGGTCGTTACTGATACTGATGTG GGTCTAAATTCTGTATTCTCTCTTCGTCTATCGGATGAGATGGGTGCATTCATTGTGGAACCATCTACAGCAACTGGCAGCGCCACTGTTACTTTGCGGCTCAATTCAAGCTTGGACTACGAAGATCCGAATCAAAGGAAATTTATCTTAGAG GTAATAGCAGAAGAACTACACACATCCCCGCGGCTATCCTCAAAAGCAAGTGTGACAGTATCATTGACAGATGTCAACGACAATGCGCCTCAGTTTGCTGATGAGCCATATTCCACCTCAGTGGCTGAAGCGGCACCTGCAGGGACCAGAGTGGCGGCCATCAGAGCTACTGACAGAGACACTGGAAG attCGGTACCGAAGGCATAGTTTACCAGCTATCAGGCAACGGAGCAGATCTCTTCAATGTGGACAACCGGAGTGGAGTTATCACAGTAGCGCCCTGTCCTACACCTGGGCAAGCACCTTGTTTAGATTATGAAACTAGAAAGGATTACTTTTTGCAATATAAG GCCACAGACGATGACGGAGCAGGACAAATGACAGTGGTCTCCCTCCAGATATCTCTAACCGACTCCAATGATAATCCACCAATTTTCGTCACGCCGGTCTACAGAGCTTCTATTGATGAAGATGCTGTTAAGTTTGAACCGGAGTTATTG GTTCAAGCCCGCGATGTAGATACAACATCAGATATTCGTTATTCAATCGCCTACCCTCCAGATTCCCCATTTTGGATCGAACCCATAACCGGCAGAATTTCCGTTAGAGGTGGTGCTATTTTAAATTCTACCGAGGAAAATCGCATCGTGCTAACCATAGTG GCTACTGACGGCGTACATAATGCAACCTGCAAAGTTGAGATAAcgatccgagacgtaaataatcACGAACCAGCTTTCGATACCGATAAATACGATGCTAGTATTGCAGAGGATGCAGCTATTG GCACGGAGGTAGCAGCAGTGAGAGCCACTGATCTAGATAGTGGTATCAATGCTGAGATCAAGTATGGCATACAGAAAGGGGCTTTAGAAGCTTTCGTCATAGACAATGTAACTGGAGTAGTTACTGTGGCCTCTAAGCTTGACTACGATAGAAAGAATACGTACTGGATACGGATCGTTGCTACTGATATGG GTATCCCAAGTCTGACCGGTACAACTGAGCTAACCGTCCACATAATCAATGTCAACGATAAGAAACCTAACTTCACTCCAAGCATTCAAAGGGCTGAAGTTTCCGCGGACGCTGAAGTCGGGACCATACTGCACAATCTCATAGCTGTGGACCCGGATATTACGGACGATGGACAGTTAGTGTACGAATTGGCTAGGGATAGAGTCATACGGGCTGTTGACAAAAATGGAAAAGAG GTATCAGAAGAAGGTATATTCGGGTCGTGGTTTAGCGTATCACCAAACGGCAGCGTATCAGTATCACAGCATTTGGACAGGAACCGAGCAGCTGTCATCACGCTACCAGTGGCTGTTACTGACGCTTCAGCGCCTACCTTACAGAGGACTGATG GGGAACTAATAATAAACATCGTGGATGTGAATCGGCACGCGCCAGTGTTCGGCCAACCGGCATACGTGGAGAAGATTCTAGAAGAACAGCCGATCGGCACCGTCCTCAATACATACACGGCGACAGACAAGGAAACTCCCATAGCGGCTATTGTCATCTATCCGCCCAGTCCATACTTCCAAATCGACAATGTCACAG GCGTAGTCAAAACAATCCAGCGGATAGACTACGAGAAAGTCCACTCGATAAACTTCACTCTGGTAGCATACGACTCGGGAGTGCCGCAGCTATCGACATCGGCGGGAGTGTTGGTGGAGGTGGTGAATGTGAATGATGAGGAGCCGAGGTTCCTCGCTGCGGAGTACACTGCAGTACTGGTGGAGCATTCTGAACCAGGAACTGTGGTGCTTAATGTTACAGCagaagatgatgatgaag GGGAATTTGGCAAAGTGACCTACAGTCTATCGGGCGAGCAATCATCACAGTTCAACATAGACCCAACCACAGGCATTATAACAGTGGCAGAAGGTTCCATCATAGACCGTGAAATAACCTCAGACCTGTGGTTCCGTGTGGTAGCCACTGATAATGCTTCTGATCATTTGAAAAAGTCTGCTAATGTGCct GTCCACATAAAAATCCAAGACATCAACGACAATCCACCAGTCTTCACCCAGAAGGTATACAAGAGCACGATAGCTGAAAATCTACAGCTAAACCCTCCCGCCGCCATATTGCAAGTCCTGGCTGAGGATAATGATGAGGGGATCAACGGGAAGGTTATATACAGCATATTGGAACAGACTAAGGCCG GAGTATTTTCAGTGGACCCAAACAGCGGTATCATATATCCAGCCAAACCAGTTACCGGTGATACCACCTACCATCTAACGGTATCAGCTAGAGATGAAGCTGGAAAGGGACATCACGACACGGCCCGGGTTGATATAACTGTTCTGAGCGTGAACAAACATAGTCCCGTGTTCGTTCAGCCACCTCCTGACCAGAGAACAGTGGAGATACCAGCG AATGCAGCAGTACCTGACTACTTGATAACGACTATCCAAGCAACAGATGAAGACTCAGGTGAAAACGGACGGGTTTCCTATCGCTTGGATGACCAGAATGTAGCACAGTTCAGTCTGGATCCCAGTACTGGAGAACTCAGGACTAAAACCTTCTTGGATTATGAGCAACAGGCTGAATATCAG CTTGCAATAGTAGCGGCAGACAACGGTACTCCAGCACAATTTGAGACACTACGCTTGTTGACCGTTGTACTAGTTGATGATAAGGATAATGCGCCAAGATTCCTTCAGAGGCATCACCAATTTGCTGTGCGGGAGAATTTACCACCAGGAATTATTGTtg GCAATTTTAAAGCAATAGACAAAGACTCTGGTGAAAATGGCAAGGTGTACTATCACATCCTCGAAGGAAACCAAGAAGGGGCATTCACTCTTGACAGGACTCAAGGCATTATTAGAGCTAATATGACTTTCGACAG ggAAAAGCAAGACGAGTATTCAATGACGATTTACGCAAGCAACAATCCTCTGCTTGAACACGCGGCGGCCATCTTGAATTCCATAGACAACAGCACAGATAGCCAGGACATCAGCGTCACCACAGTTAAAATAAAGATACTTGACGAGAACGACAATGAACCGAAGTTTCAACAGAAAATATACTACGCAG GCATAAAGCACACAGCCCGTGTCAACGAACCTATCATATCGATCGTAGCCGAAGATCCAGATCTAGATGTGAACGGGACCTTAATCTATATGGTAGCAGCTTCCAATCTGTACAAATTCGGTGACTCCAAGTCCAGTGGCAGTGTTGTGCCTTCGCCCTTTAATATCACTCAAGATG GCATCCTCACCACAGCGAATTACATGTCAGAGTACAATCAAGACAGATTCGTCCTCGACGTCATCGCTCAAGAGGTAGCTGCGCCGTACAGACAAGCTAAAGCGCAGGTTTAT CTCTGGATCATAGACCGCTCATCCCTTATCCGCATGGTGGTGTCTAGAAGTTGTTCCGCGCCGGTGGAGGGCGTGCAGCTGCGGCTGGCGGACGCGGGACAGGCGCTGCTCATTGCGGGCAGGAAACTGCCGCTGGTGCAGGCTGATAGGCGGTATGATGACTG GTGCGAGATCCATCTACACGCGGTAGACCCAACGACATACCAAGTGTTGCCAGTCGATAGAGTGTTGGAGACGATAGATTCCAAATATGACCAGCTCAAGGATGCGTACCAGGAGTATGGAGTGGAAACCCTCATTGCTGCTAGTGCTACTTCTAAAG CGCCGGACAGTTTTGATCCAGCACTTGCAGCGTTAATAGCACTCCTTATCGTTCTATTCACGGGCATTGTCACTTTTGTGGTGGTGTGTGCTTGCCTCAAACATTG GGCACCTTATTCCAGGGTGATACCGCCACCGTCCCTGCAGTCCAGCAAGGGAGACAGTCTGGCTCGGAGACGAATCCTCGAGGAGCTCAGTACCACAGAAAACCCTCTGTGGCTGGAGACCAAGCTCCGGCCGTATGAGGAACAGGAGCTTACTATGAACGTGTTCGGGGATCAGAATGAGCAGAACGCGGAACAGCCTCCTGTGatg CCGGACAACACATACGCCACAATCCAGGGCAGCCGCACAACGGAGCGGTTTGGGGACTACGCTACGCTGGCCGGGGACTCGCCCACGCCCCTTGAAGCAGCCCTAGGATTCCAG GGTAGTACATTCAAGCCGCCATCCCCAGATACACCAGAGCCGCCGCCCAGACCGGCCGGCATGGGACCCTTATCATGGTGA
- the LOC123868894 gene encoding cadherin-87A isoform X2 — MASGWLPAVVCVSIIFCFQHGSANKLPVFTQDTDKLTLSESTLVGTIVYTLQGTDPDGLPLRYGLVGTDKFSVNPMTGEVTLVQPLDREKEDTIKFLVSIENVHEDESKNLVQTQPFTVIVLDENDNPPIFKNSPYEVDVPEDEEIGKTVLSNIEVEDRDSVGDSLEVGCVPNDQWPEACEIFEVVSLQSTANQYSGALVLRRQLDYNEKQFYQFQIYATDGTLNSTAHVEVKVVDVQNTPPVFSGSLSGSLSEDAPVGTVALIIKARDADRAQPRDVKLELITNPLDFFWLDSNSGELKTAKPLDREALADPSSPLNLTVRASEIVNGVPVISNLTSTLATVTITIKDVNDEPPRFNRREYSVELPESLPFGTPLPNLDMVVTDTDVGLNSVFSLRLSDEMGAFIVEPSTATGSATVTLRLNSSLDYEDPNQRKFILEVIAEELHTSPRLSSKASVTVSLTDVNDNAPQFADEPYSTSVAEAAPAGTRVAAIRATDRDTGRFGTEGIVYQLSGNGADLFNVDNRSGVITVAPCPTPGQAPCLDYETRKDYFLQYKATDDDGAGQMTVVSLQISLTDSNDNPPIFVTPVYRASIDEDAVKFEPELLVQARDVDTTSDIRYSIAYPPDSPFWIEPITGRISVRGGAILNSTEENRIVLTIVATDGVHNATCKVEITIRDVNNHEPAFDTDKYDASIAEDAAIGTEVAAVRATDLDSGINAEIKYGIQKGALEAFVIDNVTGVVTVASKLDYDRKNTYWIRIVATDMGIPSLTGTTELTVHIINVNDKKPNFTPSIQRAEVSADAEVGTILHNLIAVDPDITDDGQLVYELARDRVIRAVDKNGKEVSEEGIFGSWFSVSPNGSVSVSQHLDRNRAAVITLPVAVTDASAPTLQRTDGELIINIVDVNRHAPVFGQPAYVEKILEEQPIGTVLNTYTATDKETPIAAIVIYPPSPYFQIDNVTGVVKTIQRIDYEKVHSINFTLVAYDSGVPQLSTSAGVLVEVVNVNDEEPRFLAAEYTAVLVEHSEPGTVVLNVTAEDDDEGEFGKVTYSLSGEQSSQFNIDPTTGIITVAEGSIIDREITSDLWFRVVATDNASDHLKKSANVPVHIKIQDINDNPPVFTQKVYKSTIAENLQLNPPAAILQVLAEDNDEGINGKVIYSILEQTKAGVFSVDPNSGIIYPAKPVTGDTTYHLTVSARDEAGKGHHDTARVDITVLSVNKHSPVFVQPPPDQRTVEIPANAAVPDYLITTIQATDEDSGENGRVSYRLDDQNVAQFSLDPSTGELRTKTFLDYEQQAEYQLAIVAADNGTPAQFETLRLLTVVLVDDKDNAPRFLQRHHQFAVRENLPPGIIVGNFKAIDKDSGENGKVYYHILEGNQEGAFTLDRTQGIIRANMTFDREKQDEYSMTIYASNNPLLEHAAAILNSIDNSTDSQDISVTTVKIKILDENDNEPKFQQKIYYAGIKHTARVNEPIISIVAEDPDLDVNGTLIYMVAASNLYKFGDSKSSGSVVPSPFNITQDGILTTANYMSEYNQDRFVLDVIAQEVAAPYRQAKAQVYLWIIDRSSLIRMVVSRSCSAPVEGVQLRLADAGQALLIAGRKLPLVQADRRYDDWCEIHLHAVDPTTYQVLPVDRVLETIDSKYDQLKDAYQEYGVETLIAASATSKAPDSFDPALAALIALLIVLFTGIVTFVVVCACLKHWAPYSRVIPPPSLQSSKGDSLARRRILEELSTTENPLWLETKLRPYEEQELTMNVFGDQNEQNAEQPPVMPDNTYATIQGSRTTERFGDYATLAGDSPTPLEAALGFQGSTFKPPSPDTPEPPPRPAGMGPLS, encoded by the exons GTTCTGCCAACAAGTTGCCAGTATTCACTCAGGACACGGATAAACTGACGCTGTCGGAGAGCACGCTGGTTGGCACCATCGTGTACACACTACAGGGGACAGATCCTGACGGATTGCCA TTGCGGTACGGATTGGTCGGAACGGACAAGTTTTCAGTCAATCCGATGACCGGGGAAGTTACCCTAGTCCAGCCATTAGATAGAGAG aAAGAAGACACCATAAAATTTCTAGTCTCAATAGAAAACGTCCACGAAGACGAATCTAAGAACTTGGTACAAACAcaacctttcacggtcatcgTTTTAGATGAAAATGACAACCCACCTATTTTTAAGAAT AGCCCTTACGAAGTAGACGTGCCAGAAGATGAGGAGATCGGGAAAACTGTTTTGAGCAACATCGAAGTAGAGGATAGAGATTCCGTCGGAGACAGCTTGGAAGTTGGCTGCGTACCAAACGATCAg tgGCCAGAAGCGTGCGAGATTTTTGAAGTCGTGAGCCTACAATCTACTGCCAACCAGTACAGCGGCGCGCTGGTGCTTAGAAGACAACTTGATTACAACGAAAAACAATTCTACCAATTTCAAATCTATGCCACG GATGGCACGCTAAACTCTACAGCCCACGTGGAAGTAAAAGTAGTGGACGTCCAGAACACACCGCCAGTGTTCAGTGGCTCACTGAGTGGCTCTCTGTCCGAAGACGCGCCAGTTGGAACAGTTGCTCTCATCATAAAGGCTCGTGACGCCGATCGCGCCCAACCCAGAGATGTCAAACTGGAGCTTATTACTA ATCCCCTAGACTTCTTCTGGTTAGACAGTAATTCTGGTGAATTGAAAACAGCAAAGCCCTTGGACAGAGAAGCTTTAGCTGATCCATCTTCACCTCTTAACCTCACTGTTAgg gCCAGCGAAATAGTAAACGGCGTGCCAGTCATCTCCAACCTAACCTCCACACTAGCCACCGTCACCATCACAATCAAGGATGTGAACGATGAACCGCCTCGCTTCAACCGGCGCGAGTACAGTGTGGAGTTACCAGAAAGCCTGCCCTTTGGTACGCCGCTACCCAACCTGGATATGGTCGTTACTGATACTGATGTG GGTCTAAATTCTGTATTCTCTCTTCGTCTATCGGATGAGATGGGTGCATTCATTGTGGAACCATCTACAGCAACTGGCAGCGCCACTGTTACTTTGCGGCTCAATTCAAGCTTGGACTACGAAGATCCGAATCAAAGGAAATTTATCTTAGAG GTAATAGCAGAAGAACTACACACATCCCCGCGGCTATCCTCAAAAGCAAGTGTGACAGTATCATTGACAGATGTCAACGACAATGCGCCTCAGTTTGCTGATGAGCCATATTCCACCTCAGTGGCTGAAGCGGCACCTGCAGGGACCAGAGTGGCGGCCATCAGAGCTACTGACAGAGACACTGGAAG attCGGTACCGAAGGCATAGTTTACCAGCTATCAGGCAACGGAGCAGATCTCTTCAATGTGGACAACCGGAGTGGAGTTATCACAGTAGCGCCCTGTCCTACACCTGGGCAAGCACCTTGTTTAGATTATGAAACTAGAAAGGATTACTTTTTGCAATATAAG GCCACAGACGATGACGGAGCAGGACAAATGACAGTGGTCTCCCTCCAGATATCTCTAACCGACTCCAATGATAATCCACCAATTTTCGTCACGCCGGTCTACAGAGCTTCTATTGATGAAGATGCTGTTAAGTTTGAACCGGAGTTATTG GTTCAAGCCCGCGATGTAGATACAACATCAGATATTCGTTATTCAATCGCCTACCCTCCAGATTCCCCATTTTGGATCGAACCCATAACCGGCAGAATTTCCGTTAGAGGTGGTGCTATTTTAAATTCTACCGAGGAAAATCGCATCGTGCTAACCATAGTG GCTACTGACGGCGTACATAATGCAACCTGCAAAGTTGAGATAAcgatccgagacgtaaataatcACGAACCAGCTTTCGATACCGATAAATACGATGCTAGTATTGCAGAGGATGCAGCTATTG GCACGGAGGTAGCAGCAGTGAGAGCCACTGATCTAGATAGTGGTATCAATGCTGAGATCAAGTATGGCATACAGAAAGGGGCTTTAGAAGCTTTCGTCATAGACAATGTAACTGGAGTAGTTACTGTGGCCTCTAAGCTTGACTACGATAGAAAGAATACGTACTGGATACGGATCGTTGCTACTGATATGG GTATCCCAAGTCTGACCGGTACAACTGAGCTAACCGTCCACATAATCAATGTCAACGATAAGAAACCTAACTTCACTCCAAGCATTCAAAGGGCTGAAGTTTCCGCGGACGCTGAAGTCGGGACCATACTGCACAATCTCATAGCTGTGGACCCGGATATTACGGACGATGGACAGTTAGTGTACGAATTGGCTAGGGATAGAGTCATACGGGCTGTTGACAAAAATGGAAAAGAG GTATCAGAAGAAGGTATATTCGGGTCGTGGTTTAGCGTATCACCAAACGGCAGCGTATCAGTATCACAGCATTTGGACAGGAACCGAGCAGCTGTCATCACGCTACCAGTGGCTGTTACTGACGCTTCAGCGCCTACCTTACAGAGGACTGATG GGGAACTAATAATAAACATCGTGGATGTGAATCGGCACGCGCCAGTGTTCGGCCAACCGGCATACGTGGAGAAGATTCTAGAAGAACAGCCGATCGGCACCGTCCTCAATACATACACGGCGACAGACAAGGAAACTCCCATAGCGGCTATTGTCATCTATCCGCCCAGTCCATACTTCCAAATCGACAATGTCACAG GCGTAGTCAAAACAATCCAGCGGATAGACTACGAGAAAGTCCACTCGATAAACTTCACTCTGGTAGCATACGACTCGGGAGTGCCGCAGCTATCGACATCGGCGGGAGTGTTGGTGGAGGTGGTGAATGTGAATGATGAGGAGCCGAGGTTCCTCGCTGCGGAGTACACTGCAGTACTGGTGGAGCATTCTGAACCAGGAACTGTGGTGCTTAATGTTACAGCagaagatgatgatgaag GGGAATTTGGCAAAGTGACCTACAGTCTATCGGGCGAGCAATCATCACAGTTCAACATAGACCCAACCACAGGCATTATAACAGTGGCAGAAGGTTCCATCATAGACCGTGAAATAACCTCAGACCTGTGGTTCCGTGTGGTAGCCACTGATAATGCTTCTGATCATTTGAAAAAGTCTGCTAATGTGCct GTCCACATAAAAATCCAAGACATCAACGACAATCCACCAGTCTTCACCCAGAAGGTATACAAGAGCACGATAGCTGAAAATCTACAGCTAAACCCTCCCGCCGCCATATTGCAAGTCCTGGCTGAGGATAATGATGAGGGGATCAACGGGAAGGTTATATACAGCATATTGGAACAGACTAAGGCCG GAGTATTTTCAGTGGACCCAAACAGCGGTATCATATATCCAGCCAAACCAGTTACCGGTGATACCACCTACCATCTAACGGTATCAGCTAGAGATGAAGCTGGAAAGGGACATCACGACACGGCCCGGGTTGATATAACTGTTCTGAGCGTGAACAAACATAGTCCCGTGTTCGTTCAGCCACCTCCTGACCAGAGAACAGTGGAGATACCAGCG AATGCAGCAGTACCTGACTACTTGATAACGACTATCCAAGCAACAGATGAAGACTCAGGTGAAAACGGACGGGTTTCCTATCGCTTGGATGACCAGAATGTAGCACAGTTCAGTCTGGATCCCAGTACTGGAGAACTCAGGACTAAAACCTTCTTGGATTATGAGCAACAGGCTGAATATCAG CTTGCAATAGTAGCGGCAGACAACGGTACTCCAGCACAATTTGAGACACTACGCTTGTTGACCGTTGTACTAGTTGATGATAAGGATAATGCGCCAAGATTCCTTCAGAGGCATCACCAATTTGCTGTGCGGGAGAATTTACCACCAGGAATTATTGTtg GCAATTTTAAAGCAATAGACAAAGACTCTGGTGAAAATGGCAAGGTGTACTATCACATCCTCGAAGGAAACCAAGAAGGGGCATTCACTCTTGACAGGACTCAAGGCATTATTAGAGCTAATATGACTTTCGACAG ggAAAAGCAAGACGAGTATTCAATGACGATTTACGCAAGCAACAATCCTCTGCTTGAACACGCGGCGGCCATCTTGAATTCCATAGACAACAGCACAGATAGCCAGGACATCAGCGTCACCACAGTTAAAATAAAGATACTTGACGAGAACGACAATGAACCGAAGTTTCAACAGAAAATATACTACGCAG GCATAAAGCACACAGCCCGTGTCAACGAACCTATCATATCGATCGTAGCCGAAGATCCAGATCTAGATGTGAACGGGACCTTAATCTATATGGTAGCAGCTTCCAATCTGTACAAATTCGGTGACTCCAAGTCCAGTGGCAGTGTTGTGCCTTCGCCCTTTAATATCACTCAAGATG GCATCCTCACCACAGCGAATTACATGTCAGAGTACAATCAAGACAGATTCGTCCTCGACGTCATCGCTCAAGAGGTAGCTGCGCCGTACAGACAAGCTAAAGCGCAGGTTTAT CTCTGGATCATAGACCGCTCATCCCTTATCCGCATGGTGGTGTCTAGAAGTTGTTCCGCGCCGGTGGAGGGCGTGCAGCTGCGGCTGGCGGACGCGGGACAGGCGCTGCTCATTGCGGGCAGGAAACTGCCGCTGGTGCAGGCTGATAGGCGGTATGATGACTG GTGCGAGATCCATCTACACGCGGTAGACCCAACGACATACCAAGTGTTGCCAGTCGATAGAGTGTTGGAGACGATAGATTCCAAATATGACCAGCTCAAGGATGCGTACCAGGAGTATGGAGTGGAAACCCTCATTGCTGCTAGTGCTACTTCTAAAG CGCCGGACAGTTTTGATCCAGCACTTGCAGCGTTAATAGCACTCCTTATCGTTCTATTCACGGGCATTGTCACTTTTGTGGTGGTGTGTGCTTGCCTCAAACATTG GGCACCTTATTCCAGGGTGATACCGCCACCGTCCCTGCAGTCCAGCAAGGGAGACAGTCTGGCTCGGAGACGAATCCTCGAGGAGCTCAGTACCACAGAAAACCCTCTGTGGCTGGAGACCAAGCTCCGGCCGTATGAGGAACAGGAGCTTACTATGAACGTGTTCGGGGATCAGAATGAGCAGAACGCGGAACAGCCTCCTGTGatg CCGGACAACACATACGCCACAATCCAGGGCAGCCGCACAACGGAGCGGTTTGGGGACTACGCTACGCTGGCCGGGGACTCGCCCACGCCCCTTGAAGCAGCCCTAGGATTCCAG GGTAGTACATTCAAGCCGCCATCCCCAGATACACCAGAGCCGCCGCCCAGACCGGCCGGCATGGGACCCTTATCATG A